In Paenibacillus sp. FSL M7-0420, a single genomic region encodes these proteins:
- a CDS encoding glycosyltransferase family 2 protein produces MITISLCMIVRNEENGLSRCLDCVKDIVDEIVIVDTGSTDRTKEIAAEYGAVIYDFEWIDNFAAARNEAFSKATKEYILWLDADDTIEEIDRVRFKKLKETLSPQYQSVTMPYNLAFDSEGKVTSSLRRNRLVRRDCGFQWIGPVHEYLAVAGNTFDSEVCITHKKDKVHTDRNLRIYRGRQASGEEFSPRDLYYFANELRDHAIHEEALEYYEKFLQTGQGWVEDNYQACLKMAECHGHLNNKAGKLNALYRTLNYDIPRSEFCCRLGGEFVEAGEYQRAIYWFEQAITLPRRATLGLQDMTSTTWVPHLQLCVCYDRLGQYMKANYHNETALFYYPTHPSMLHNRKYYKELLGDSFSELFKVS; encoded by the coding sequence ATGATTACTATCAGTCTATGTATGATTGTGCGCAATGAAGAGAACGGCTTGAGCCGGTGTCTGGATTGTGTGAAGGATATTGTCGACGAAATCGTCATTGTCGATACAGGCTCTACTGACCGGACCAAGGAGATTGCTGCAGAATATGGTGCAGTAATCTATGATTTTGAATGGATTGACAATTTTGCGGCAGCCCGTAACGAAGCCTTCAGCAAGGCAACAAAGGAATATATTCTCTGGCTGGACGCGGACGATACCATTGAGGAAATCGACCGGGTGCGCTTCAAGAAGCTGAAGGAGACATTGTCACCGCAGTACCAGTCTGTGACCATGCCCTACAATCTGGCCTTCGACAGTGAAGGCAAAGTGACCTCAAGCCTGAGACGAAACCGGCTGGTCCGCCGGGACTGCGGCTTTCAGTGGATCGGGCCGGTGCATGAGTATCTGGCTGTTGCCGGTAACACTTTTGACAGCGAGGTCTGCATTACACACAAGAAGGATAAGGTCCATACGGACCGTAACCTGCGCATCTACCGTGGACGCCAGGCCAGTGGCGAGGAGTTCTCACCGCGCGATCTCTACTATTTCGCCAATGAGCTCCGGGATCATGCCATTCACGAAGAAGCGCTGGAATATTACGAGAAATTCCTGCAGACCGGCCAGGGCTGGGTGGAGGATAACTATCAGGCTTGCCTGAAGATGGCGGAATGCCACGGACATCTGAACAACAAGGCCGGGAAGTTGAACGCGCTCTACCGTACCCTCAATTATGATATCCCCCGTTCCGAATTCTGCTGCCGCCTGGGCGGTGAATTCGTGGAAGCCGGGGAGTACCAGCGGGCGATCTACTGGTTCGAACAGGCGATTACGCTCCCCCGGCGAGCTACCCTGGGGCTGCAGGATATGACCTCTACCACCTGGGTGCCGCATCTGCAATTATGTGTATGCTATGACCGTCTGGGTCAGTACATGAAGGCTAATTACCATAATGAGACAGCTCTATTCTATTATCCTACACACCCAAGTATGCTGCATAACCGGAAATATTATAAAGAGCTGCTTGGCGATTCCTTCAGCGAATTGTTTAAAGTTTCTTAA
- a CDS encoding MerR family transcriptional regulator gives MVRHYTQLEIINLSKLPPTTVKRWLEYFSYFVPGTRQGDQVLYPYETLKLLKRISELRMERYHLSTIVRLLIEEGFPMYSKSEQELPVPERTESRMAEAQEPDRQQQLVASLSSLANELIRIADHLNHWKVQ, from the coding sequence ATGGTACGCCATTACACCCAACTGGAAATTATTAATTTATCGAAATTGCCTCCGACTACAGTCAAGAGATGGCTCGAATATTTCTCTTACTTCGTCCCTGGGACCCGGCAAGGAGATCAGGTGCTCTATCCCTATGAAACTCTGAAACTGTTAAAACGGATCAGTGAGCTGCGCATGGAACGCTATCATCTAAGCACCATTGTGCGCCTGCTGATCGAGGAAGGATTCCCCATGTACAGCAAAAGTGAACAAGAGCTTCCCGTGCCAGAGCGAACGGAAAGCCGTATGGCCGAGGCCCAGGAGCCAGACAGACAGCAGCAGCTTGTGGCTTCCCTCTCCTCGCTGGCCAATGAGCTGATCCGGATTGCGGATCATTTGAATCACTGGAAGGTGCAATAG
- the rfbG gene encoding CDP-glucose 4,6-dehydratase, producing MDKNELTTAEFWKGRRVFVTGHTGFKGSWLTRWLTMLGASVSGYAWDRDEPKLFPLIGDGPGVQTVWGDVRTRQRLDAALRDAAPEVVFHLAAQPLVRTSYQFPADTFEVNVMGTVNLLEAVASAVDSGISVKAVVNVTTDKCYDNREWIWGYRETDPLGGYDPYSSSKACSELVTQAYRNSYFHPARYAEHGVAVATARAGNVIGGGDDSLDRLVPDCLRSFAAGLRPLLRSPAATRPWQHVLEPLSGYLLLAEKLVQEGAEYAAAWNFGPEEQSVHSVEKVAVRLAALWGEGAGIDIAGVSGLHEAGELQLDSTKARRLLGWRSRWSVEQALQKTVDWHKALDAGQDMREFSELQIRKYMTENS from the coding sequence GTGGATAAGAACGAACTGACCACGGCGGAATTCTGGAAGGGGCGGCGAGTCTTCGTAACTGGGCATACCGGGTTCAAGGGAAGCTGGCTCACCCGGTGGCTGACGATGCTGGGGGCAAGTGTGAGTGGATATGCCTGGGACCGGGATGAACCTAAGCTCTTCCCTCTGATCGGAGACGGGCCGGGGGTCCAAACCGTCTGGGGAGATGTGCGGACCCGTCAGCGTCTGGATGCAGCGCTGCGGGATGCGGCTCCGGAGGTGGTCTTCCATCTGGCGGCCCAGCCGCTGGTCCGCACCTCCTACCAGTTCCCGGCCGATACCTTCGAGGTGAACGTCATGGGAACGGTGAATCTGCTGGAGGCGGTCGCAAGTGCAGTTGATTCCGGCATCTCAGTCAAAGCCGTCGTCAATGTTACAACAGATAAATGCTATGACAACCGGGAGTGGATCTGGGGCTACCGTGAGACTGATCCGCTGGGCGGTTATGATCCTTATTCTTCCAGTAAGGCTTGTTCCGAGCTGGTGACGCAGGCTTACCGCAACAGCTATTTCCATCCGGCCCGCTATGCCGAGCATGGTGTTGCTGTCGCTACCGCCAGGGCGGGCAATGTCATCGGGGGCGGCGATGATTCCCTGGACCGGCTGGTACCGGACTGCCTGCGGTCATTCGCTGCTGGCTTGAGGCCGCTGCTGCGCAGCCCGGCGGCGACGCGCCCCTGGCAGCATGTGCTGGAGCCGCTTAGCGGCTATCTGCTGCTGGCCGAGAAGCTGGTGCAGGAAGGGGCAGAGTATGCCGCCGCCTGGAATTTCGGTCCGGAGGAGCAGAGCGTCCATAGTGTCGAGAAGGTGGCCGTCCGTCTTGCAGCGCTCTGGGGAGAGGGAGCGGGTATTGATATCGCCGGTGTCTCCGGACTGCATGAGGCTGGTGAACTGCAGCTTGACAGTACCAAGGCCCGCCGCCTGCTGGGCTGGCGCTCCCGCTGGAGTGTTGAGCAGGCCCTGCAGAAGACGGTGGATTGGCACAAAGCGCTGGATGCAGGGCAGGATATGCGGGAATTCAGTGAGCTTCAAATACGCAAATATATGACAGAGAATTCATAG